The following are encoded in a window of Conger conger chromosome 19, fConCon1.1, whole genome shotgun sequence genomic DNA:
- the terfa gene encoding telomeric repeat binding factor a isoform X2, with protein MGDISLGSSKMSSDVDCTINGWCVDYYTFTAVNAFRNGDYGDFCKIRDVLQSLVARPLEHSEILRKQIRVMQFLSRINDGDKLDLTFDSQDACTPLESALTLLLSISEELDVSQTVVERVQLSICETLAIIYKKNKNYLKAEEVVKKHLPDSMGQEKQNLLQLVRSKSDAHPVVQRFSYDKFRKSMLDFCESLYTSPEPLLCKMVKELAGRKQLDEGKTSKLPTSPAQAHTGPMSPGSVQLKRSLLKAAFESLREEQQVHASFQQLEHEVQQEVQWENALWDAEGGAAGGGGPGAQPCTIAQLVMEEDSELDPAVSQEEPTAQPVEPVDLSANLRAVPLDVATRPENLRAVPLDVATRPENLRAAPLDVAIRPEEPGPGLEKASSSEESLLSAMSSPVLPYRKPRSRPANGATRRYTIESDDSDSPVTPEHIPPADRQRTSPYPVRTSPYPNRTSRDPTRTSPYPNRTSRDPTRTSTTNGKLQKRRVLDSPTEIKEDWSDEDSLFAGTRGTNRIKKSREQRKFWTAEESEWVRQGVAKFGEGNWTKIRAQFPFKGRTAVNIKDKWRTMKKVMCA; from the exons TGGAACACTCAGAAATCCTCAGAAAACAGATACGAGTGATGCAGTTCCTGTCCCGGATCAACGACGGTGACAAACTGG ATTTGACCTTTGACTCCCAGGATGCCTGCACCCCACTGGAGTCTGCTCTGACCCTGCTCCTGTCCATCAGCGAGGAGCTAGACGTGTCACAGACGGTTGTGGAGAGAGTCCAGCTGTCAATCTGTGAGACG CTGGCGATAATCTACAAAAAGAACAAGAATTATTTGAAAGCAGAGGAAGTTGTGAAGAAGCATTTGCCAGACAGCATGGGCCAAGAG AAACAAAATCTTCTGCAGTTGGTGCGTTCCAAGTCTGACGCTCATCCGGTTGTCCAGCGATTCAGCTACGACAAGTTCAGAAAATCAATGTTGGATTTTTGCGAGAGTCTCTACACCAGTCCTGAGCCTCTTTTATGCaag ATGGTGAAGGAGCTTGCTGGCCGGAAGCAGCTGGATGAGGGTAAAACCAGCAAACTGCCAACGAGTCCTGCCCAGGCCCACACTGGTCCAAT GAGCCCCGGCTCGGTGCAGCTGAAGCGCTCTCTGCTGAAGGCTGCCTTCGAGTCCCTGAGGGAGGAGCAGCAGGTGCACGCCTCCTTCCAGCAGCTGGAGCACGAggtgcagcaggaggtgcagtgGGAGAACGCCCTGTGGGATGCAGAGGGAGGCGCGGCGGGAGgagggggccccggggcccagcCCTGCACCATCGCCCAGCTCGTGATGGAGGAGGACAGCGAGCTGGACCCTGCCGTCAGCCAAGAGGAGCCCACGGCCCAGCCTGTGGAGCCTGTGGATCTGTCTGCAAATCTGCGGGCCGTCCCATTGGATGTCGCCACCCGGCCTGAAAATCTGCGGGCCGTCCCATTGGATGTCGCCACCCGGCCTGAAAATCTGCGGGCCGCCCCATTGGATGTCGCCATCCGGCCCGAAGAACCAGGCCCCGGCCTAGAGAAGGCCTCATCCAGTGAGGAGTCCCTGCTCAGTGCCATGTCGTCCCCGGTGCTGCCCTATCGGAAACCGCGCTCCCGCCCCGCCAACGGAGCAACCAGGAG GTACACGATAGAGAGCGACGACAGCGACTCTCCGGTCACACCGGAGCACATTCCTCCCGCAGACCGCCAAAGGACGTCCCCATACCCTGTCCGGACCTCCCCGTACCCCAACCGAACTTCCAGAGACCCCACACGGACCTCCCCGTACCCCAACCGAACTTCCAGAGACCCCACACGGACCTCCACGACCAACGGAAAGCT GCAGAAGCGCAGGGTTTTGGACTCGCCGACAGAAATTAAGGAAGACTGGAGCGACGAGGACTCTCTGTTTGCCGGGACTCGTG GAACTAACAGGATTAAAAAGTCTCGGGAGCAAAGGAAG TTTTGGACGGCGGAGGAGAGCGAGTGGGTGAGGCAGGGAGTGGCGAAGTTCGGGGAAGGCAACTGGACGAAAATCAGGGCGCAGTTCCCCTTCAAGGGGCGCACTGCCGTGAACATCAAAGACAAATGGAGGACCATGAAGAAAGTGATGTGTGCCTGA
- the terfa gene encoding telomeric repeat binding factor a isoform X1, which produces MGDISLGSSKMSSDVDCTINGWCVDYYTFTAVNAFRNGDYGDFCKIRDVLQSLVARPLEHSEILRKQIRVMQFLSRINDGDKLDLTFDSQDACTPLESALTLLLSISEELDVSQTVVERVQLSICETLAIIYKKNKNYLKAEEVVKKHLPDSMGQEKQNLLQLVRSKSDAHPVVQRFSYDKFRKSMLDFCESLYTSPEPLLCKMVKELAGRKQLDEGKTSKLPTSPAQAHTGPIRSPGSVQLKRSLLKAAFESLREEQQVHASFQQLEHEVQQEVQWENALWDAEGGAAGGGGPGAQPCTIAQLVMEEDSELDPAVSQEEPTAQPVEPVDLSANLRAVPLDVATRPENLRAVPLDVATRPENLRAAPLDVAIRPEEPGPGLEKASSSEESLLSAMSSPVLPYRKPRSRPANGATRRYTIESDDSDSPVTPEHIPPADRQRTSPYPVRTSPYPNRTSRDPTRTSPYPNRTSRDPTRTSTTNGKLQKRRVLDSPTEIKEDWSDEDSLFAGTRGTNRIKKSREQRKFWTAEESEWVRQGVAKFGEGNWTKIRAQFPFKGRTAVNIKDKWRTMKKVMCA; this is translated from the exons TGGAACACTCAGAAATCCTCAGAAAACAGATACGAGTGATGCAGTTCCTGTCCCGGATCAACGACGGTGACAAACTGG ATTTGACCTTTGACTCCCAGGATGCCTGCACCCCACTGGAGTCTGCTCTGACCCTGCTCCTGTCCATCAGCGAGGAGCTAGACGTGTCACAGACGGTTGTGGAGAGAGTCCAGCTGTCAATCTGTGAGACG CTGGCGATAATCTACAAAAAGAACAAGAATTATTTGAAAGCAGAGGAAGTTGTGAAGAAGCATTTGCCAGACAGCATGGGCCAAGAG AAACAAAATCTTCTGCAGTTGGTGCGTTCCAAGTCTGACGCTCATCCGGTTGTCCAGCGATTCAGCTACGACAAGTTCAGAAAATCAATGTTGGATTTTTGCGAGAGTCTCTACACCAGTCCTGAGCCTCTTTTATGCaag ATGGTGAAGGAGCTTGCTGGCCGGAAGCAGCTGGATGAGGGTAAAACCAGCAAACTGCCAACGAGTCCTGCCCAGGCCCACACTGGTCCAAT CAGGAGCCCCGGCTCGGTGCAGCTGAAGCGCTCTCTGCTGAAGGCTGCCTTCGAGTCCCTGAGGGAGGAGCAGCAGGTGCACGCCTCCTTCCAGCAGCTGGAGCACGAggtgcagcaggaggtgcagtgGGAGAACGCCCTGTGGGATGCAGAGGGAGGCGCGGCGGGAGgagggggccccggggcccagcCCTGCACCATCGCCCAGCTCGTGATGGAGGAGGACAGCGAGCTGGACCCTGCCGTCAGCCAAGAGGAGCCCACGGCCCAGCCTGTGGAGCCTGTGGATCTGTCTGCAAATCTGCGGGCCGTCCCATTGGATGTCGCCACCCGGCCTGAAAATCTGCGGGCCGTCCCATTGGATGTCGCCACCCGGCCTGAAAATCTGCGGGCCGCCCCATTGGATGTCGCCATCCGGCCCGAAGAACCAGGCCCCGGCCTAGAGAAGGCCTCATCCAGTGAGGAGTCCCTGCTCAGTGCCATGTCGTCCCCGGTGCTGCCCTATCGGAAACCGCGCTCCCGCCCCGCCAACGGAGCAACCAGGAG GTACACGATAGAGAGCGACGACAGCGACTCTCCGGTCACACCGGAGCACATTCCTCCCGCAGACCGCCAAAGGACGTCCCCATACCCTGTCCGGACCTCCCCGTACCCCAACCGAACTTCCAGAGACCCCACACGGACCTCCCCGTACCCCAACCGAACTTCCAGAGACCCCACACGGACCTCCACGACCAACGGAAAGCT GCAGAAGCGCAGGGTTTTGGACTCGCCGACAGAAATTAAGGAAGACTGGAGCGACGAGGACTCTCTGTTTGCCGGGACTCGTG GAACTAACAGGATTAAAAAGTCTCGGGAGCAAAGGAAG TTTTGGACGGCGGAGGAGAGCGAGTGGGTGAGGCAGGGAGTGGCGAAGTTCGGGGAAGGCAACTGGACGAAAATCAGGGCGCAGTTCCCCTTCAAGGGGCGCACTGCCGTGAACATCAAAGACAAATGGAGGACCATGAAGAAAGTGATGTGTGCCTGA